agggcactgttccGCAAATTGTTAAGGACGGGcgcaaataaaaatattttttcttttgatgtcagagctgaaaatttgggtcggtcaggtaatgagaaacagaaagaaaaaatagggtcacccttacCTTGTTCTGTACTGATATGCTTCATATTACGTTGAGCACTGTCCTCCCCATTATCACACTGTAATTTAAGCTATATCATTTATCTgtacttattttttatttccttGTGTTTGTGTACTCATTCCTTTGAAATGATgcacttgtttatttttttctgtagatTTCAGGAAAACTTTCCTTCAAATATCACAGCGATGTGCCAAAGATTGGAAAGTGTTGATAAGAAATTTACCCTGGCCATCAAATATGGACGATGACGAattggaaaatgaaattatgaatatttgtcATAATCATAAAGATGACCTCAAGGAGCAAGCCTATCAAGgattgttgctatggaaacaaagATACAGTGATGCGTGCCATGGTGATCTTATGTCAGCATTGCAAGAAAGTAGTCTGGAATCTGTTGCTGATAAAATTGCTGACATGAAGATATAAGGCCTAAAAAGATTGTGTTGTTCTGATTGTGCTCAATGTAAGAATAGGTAGAGTAGGTAGTTTggtttttcatatgtgagtatctagttcaggtagtatatgttttccattgttttccacatggtctctgtgttattggcttcttcccatcagatgtacagccattacagattggaagaacagttttatactgtctctttttaagttgatgtcagtttccgcatccactttCTCGCGAGACGTCacaaattttatgatttttgttgtcaaatatgtaaaaaaaagtttagggtcagcagtgaaaaacaaggtgggggtcggtaaccggaaccaaacaattcttttttagGCCTAAGTTGTGGAAACTGCCTTAATATGAAATGACAAGTTAGAGTGTGTCGGAATTATATTGACTGTGGGACATGGATACTTAACTTCAAGTTGCCAAACACACACAACTATAAGCCCTACTGGAATGTGGTTAAATTTAGTCAGACCATGACCAGACTAGTTTTATCTCAGACACATTGGATAACTGAGGAACAGATAAATATCTGTAATGTGTGATTTCAATGATGTAATGTAAGCTTattttttatccaacaaaatctTCCGCTCTCTGGCATTCAATATTGCTCATTTACTTTTTCTTTTCAgaagtcttacaatatatgctGTTGTATACCCCAGGCAACATAAGTTGTCTAATATCCAAGAGCCTTTTAACTATTTAATGTATAATGCATTTTtaagtattatattataatatttgtacAATGCCTTTTAGTCAGTTTTGTTATTTAAGAATGTGAATCGTAGGAAAGCAATACTAACAATCagtatttgatttgatatcGTACAAACACTACCAAAGAATCATGAATTATTTAAATGTAATACTTGAGTCACAAACATAGCTTTTGTCATGTAGAATACTGAAACTTTACTTTAATCTCAGACCTTCTTTGTGTGTATAGTgaaaaaatcatgttttgtttCTATATCTTTTCTTCCAATGTCAGAGGATTTTCATTCCTGAAATTGTATCACATAGTATGCACACAGTCTACTTATCAAGTAAGTCTCTGTTGATCACCAATAAACAGAATTGTTGTATGTTACTTACTTGAAtttaattaatcaaaatataattatgtatattgtataattcatattatgtatttatttgtgatttagGAGGTATGTGCCAGgctttgaaaaaaacaatcGGGTTTGATTTACAAGTACTTGCATATCAAAGGAACCCAAACCCagaatgtttgtgtgtgtcactcagtttgtattatacTCTGTtaattgtttttcatttaaattacataatcttttaacatagaaaaaattgtcattgaaatattgacaCGTTCTAAAAAACAATATGGgagtattatacatatataacataaaGAGCTAGATCCTATCTCTCCAAAATACATGGTGTCGCATACTAGTATCTTGAAAACAAAGTCATAATCATTGTCTCAAattgacactagagggcgcaagTTGGTAGCAAATATATCCGAACATCCCGGGCAAAGATCGTGCCGTCAATACACTGTTTTTCTACacagattttcaattttatttacagattttcaattttatttacagATTATTTAgcatcaagtacatgtactgctgcTATCAGTATTTGAAATTGCGTAGCCatgctatctatctatctattaaaATCGGAGACGCAATGTGTTGATTTATGATAGacttttaattaaaatttagaCTAGTTTTCTAACCTACTTGGAAATACACTGGGCAAACCAGCAAGAGATGTGCCTCACCCTCCACGTGGTTTTAGGCACTTGTCTTGCAAAGGAAGAAGAACTCTTACGTTCTATGCGACTGGAGATTTAACTAACTGGCTTGAAAATGTCGTTCACCAGAACactactgtcaagccagtatgttgcGTCAGATAGCCTAGTCTCTACTCTAGGctaatacatatacaatctatcgATGAGATTTTGAGTGTCTTGCTGtctattattacattacattacatttgtgtttatattatatttgtgagGAAAGAATTGATATGAATAGCTTGTCATGTCTTTGTATTTCTGAACTTGAATATCTGTTTAACAAGATTGAACTTTGCAATATGTTTGTAACCCACGAAAGCTTGCCTCTCATCATGTCACCACAGAACAATTCTTaatagacagacacatatactgAAAAATGTCAGTGTCGCCATCCGAGTCATCAATCATTGCTTCCGATGATGACATAGCGCAATCGATATCTGTCGAGTCATCTTCGTATTACAGTGTTTGTCGTTGGAACTTTCAAAcagtacttttttttatttttcccgAATTTTCTTTCGATAACTCACTCTTGAGAACAGATGTTTGCCACCCACTGTCATCTTCAATAGGT
This region of Glandiceps talaboti chromosome 4, keGlaTala1.1, whole genome shotgun sequence genomic DNA includes:
- the LOC144434026 gene encoding uncharacterized protein LOC144434026, encoding MASKSRNNSSSSINVTGNSNVVVVTGSKSSVTLGGQIPVDDDSCSKGSCDNSGKKNFRKTFLQISQRCAKDWKVLIRNLPWPSNMDDDELENEIMNICHNHKDDLKEQAYQGLLLWKQRYSDACHGDLMSALQESSLESVADKIADMKI